A stretch of Kryptolebias marmoratus isolate JLee-2015 linkage group LG24, ASM164957v2, whole genome shotgun sequence DNA encodes these proteins:
- the LOC108238409 gene encoding cornifelin homolog B-like — translation MAETPLTDWDSGLLDCFEDPNTCCYGFWCPPCLSCTVSRRVGENYCLPLCDVCVGAISTIYRVPLVPPAALAVRVAMRHKYGIKGSICKDIGISCCCPWCSWCQMHRELKYRRKTPHVINMQSQTVVNMQPAPVMMIPVNPLPPAAVHQTLTVQASK, via the exons ATGGCAGAAACCCCTCTGACAGACTGGGATAGTGGTCTCCTTGATTGCTTTGAGGATCCAAACACCT GTTGCTATGGTTTCTGGTGTCCCCCTTGCCTTTCCTGCACTGTTTCAAGACGAGTTGGAGAGAACTACTGTCTCCCATTATGTGATGTCTGTGTTGGTGCTATCAGTACTATCTACAGAGTCCCTCTTGTTCCTCCTGCAGCCTTGGCTGTAAGAGTTGCCATGAGACACAAATACGGTATCAAG ggCTCCATTTGTAAGGACATTGGTATTTCTTGTTGCTGTCCGTGGTGCTCCTGGTGTCAGATGCATCGGGAGTTAAAATATCGCAGGAAAACCCCACACGTCATCAATATGCAGTCTCAAACTGTTGTCAACATGCAGCCTGCTCCTGTCATGATGATCCCTGTGAACCCTCTTCCACCTGCTGCTGTGCACCAGACACTCACTGTCCAGGCTTCAAAGTGA